From the Solanum lycopersicum chromosome 10, SLM_r2.1 genome, one window contains:
- the LOC101253331 gene encoding hypothetical protein At1g04090 isoform X1 gives MCSTLLVLCGRSPVAMAYLFFFKDMVMSCTILVLALALRISCSNSTMGVDNLNATFLVDNASTQNIIDNAFRFPSPLPTWPSGGCFASGFIDLGGLQVSQISSLTKVWSTHEGGPDNLGATFFEPSNIPNGFFMFGSYTQPNNIPLFGWTLAGRDTSQGTLKMPTDYTLVWSSHNLNIKQDGVGYIWLPIPPQGYKAISHVVTASPQKPSLDKVRCVRDDLTDACEIHDWIWGTNGFNVYSLRPRDRGVRALGVPTGAFMVQNSGAAESLACLKNVKSDISAMPNLNQVKTLVQAYSPVIYFHPDEEYYPSSVTWFFQNGALLYTKGQESSPVGIHPTGSNLPQDGSNDGAYWLDLPTDDAAKTNVKKGDLQGATAYLHVKPMFGATHTDIAVWLFYPFNGPAKAKLEFMTISLGKIGEHVGDWEHVTLRISNFNGELQSIYFSQHSGGIWVPASQLEFQNGNKPVVYSSLHGHAAYPGPGKNLQGRGDVGIRNDTGKGKLMDIGTNFLVAAAEYLGSTIVEPVWLNYGREWGPKISYDISKELRKVERFMIGKLKKAIEKIVRDLPNEVLGEEGPIGPKFKDMWSGDERG, from the exons ATGTGTTCCACTCTTCTTGTGTTGTGTGGCAGATCTCCGGTGGCCATGgcataccttttttttttcaag GATATGGTTATGTCTTGTACTATTTTAGTGTTAGCACTTGCTTTAAGAATCAGTTGTTCAAATTCAACCATGGGAGTAGACAACTTAAACGCAACATTTTTGGTTGATAATGCTTCAACACAGAACATCATCGATAATGCCTTTCGTTTTCCTTCTCCATTGCCCACTTGGCCTTCAG GTGGATGCTTTGCAAGTGGATTCATTGATCTTGGAGGATTACAGGTGTCTCAAATATCATCCTTAACTAAAGTTTGGTCGACACATGAAGGTGGACCAGATAATCTTGGAGCTACATTCTTTGAACCATCAAATATACCAAATGGATTCTTTATGTTTGGTTCGTACACCCAACCTAATAATATTCCCCTTTTCGGATGGACTCTTGCTGGGAGAGACACATCACAAGGTACGCTCAAGATGCCAACTGACTACACCCTTGTATGGAGTAGTCACAACTTGAACATCAAGCAGGATGGTGTCGGCTATATCTGGTTGCCAATACCTCCTCAGGGTTATAAAGCCATAAGCCATGTTGTCACCGCCTCACCTCAGAAGCCTTCGCTGGATAAAGTTCGTTGTGTTCGTGATGATCTCACTGATGCATGTGAAATTCATGATTGGATATGGGGCACCAATGGCTTCAATGTGTACTCATTGAGACCTAGAGACAGAGGAGTGCGAGCCTTAGGAGTGCCAACAGGTGCTTTTATGGTACAGAACAGTGGAGCTGCAGAGTCACTAGCTTGTTTAAAGAATGTTAAATCTGATATATCTGCAATGCCAAATTTGAACCAAGTTAAGACATTGGTTCAAGCATACTCTCCGGTGATTTACTTTCATCCTGATGAAGAATACTATCCGTCATCAGTGACTTGGTTTTTTCAGAATGGAGCATTATTATATACCAAAGGACAGGAATCTTCACCTGTAGGTATTCATCCCACAggttcaaatcttcctcaagaTGGTTCAAACGATGGTGCTTACTGGCTGGACCTCCCGACTGATGATGCTGCGAAAACTAATGTCAAGAAAGGAGATTTACAGGGTGCCACAGCCTACTTACACGTTAAACCAATGTTTGGTGCAACACATACTGATATTGCTGTGTGGCTATTTTATCCCTTCAATGGACCTGCAAAGGCTAAACTCGAATTCATGACCATTTCCTTGGGGAAAATTGGAGAGCACGTTGGTGATTGGGAACATGTTACATTGAGGATTAGCAACTTCAACGGGGAGTTACAAAGCATATACTTTTCACAACACAGTGGAGGGATTTGGGTACCTGCCTCTCAGCTAGAATTTCAAAACGGTAACAAACCCGTGGTGTACTCATCGCTGCATGGACACGCTGCTTATCCAGGACCAGGAAAGAATTTGCAAGGGAGAGGAGATGTAGGAATCAGAAATGATACAGGGAAGGGGAAGTTGATGGACATAGGAACAAACTTTTTAGTAGCAGCAGCAGAATACTTGGGATCAACAATAGTGGAGCCAGTATGGCTTAATTATGGAAGGGAATGGGGTCCAAAAATTAGCTATGATATATCAAAAGAGCTGAGGAAAGTAGAAAGATTTATGATTGGCAAACTGAAGAAAGCTATTGAGAAAATAGTGAGAGATCTACCAAATGAGGTTTTGGGCGAGGAAGGACCAATAGGCCCAAAGTTTAAGGACATGTGGAGTGGTGATGAAAGGGGTTGA
- the LOC138338791 gene encoding uncharacterized protein produces MDLIHLLTEYMYAFVWKVTDMLGLSTNVVSHKLPINSGSNPLKQKARKFKPELSLKIKEEITKQIEYRLVEVMQYPTWLANVVSIAKKDGKNKICVDYRDLNKDIHKDNFPLSNINISDR; encoded by the coding sequence ATGGATCTGATTCATTTGCTTACTGAATATATGTATGCATTCGTCTGGAAAGTCACCGATATGCTAGGGCTGAGTACTAATGTGGTGTCTCACAAGTTGCCGATCAATTCGGGCTCCAATCCATTGAAACAGAAGGCTCGGAAATTCAAGCCTGAGTTGAGtttaaaaatcaaagaagagATCACCAAACAGATCGAATATCGATTGGTAGAAGTGATGCAATACCCGACTTGGTTGGCCAATGTTGTTTCGATCGCCAAAAAAGatgggaaaaataaaatttgtgttgACTACAGGGATCTCAACAAAGACATCCATAAGGATAATTTTCCATTGTCAAACATTAATATTTCTGATCGATAA
- the LOC101253331 gene encoding hypothetical protein At1g04090 isoform X2, whose protein sequence is MCSTLLVLCGRSPVAMAYLFFFKNIIDNAFRFPSPLPTWPSGGCFASGFIDLGGLQVSQISSLTKVWSTHEGGPDNLGATFFEPSNIPNGFFMFGSYTQPNNIPLFGWTLAGRDTSQGTLKMPTDYTLVWSSHNLNIKQDGVGYIWLPIPPQGYKAISHVVTASPQKPSLDKVRCVRDDLTDACEIHDWIWGTNGFNVYSLRPRDRGVRALGVPTGAFMVQNSGAAESLACLKNVKSDISAMPNLNQVKTLVQAYSPVIYFHPDEEYYPSSVTWFFQNGALLYTKGQESSPVGIHPTGSNLPQDGSNDGAYWLDLPTDDAAKTNVKKGDLQGATAYLHVKPMFGATHTDIAVWLFYPFNGPAKAKLEFMTISLGKIGEHVGDWEHVTLRISNFNGELQSIYFSQHSGGIWVPASQLEFQNGNKPVVYSSLHGHAAYPGPGKNLQGRGDVGIRNDTGKGKLMDIGTNFLVAAAEYLGSTIVEPVWLNYGREWGPKISYDISKELRKVERFMIGKLKKAIEKIVRDLPNEVLGEEGPIGPKFKDMWSGDERG, encoded by the exons ATGTGTTCCACTCTTCTTGTGTTGTGTGGCAGATCTCCGGTGGCCATGgcataccttttttttttcaag AACATCATCGATAATGCCTTTCGTTTTCCTTCTCCATTGCCCACTTGGCCTTCAG GTGGATGCTTTGCAAGTGGATTCATTGATCTTGGAGGATTACAGGTGTCTCAAATATCATCCTTAACTAAAGTTTGGTCGACACATGAAGGTGGACCAGATAATCTTGGAGCTACATTCTTTGAACCATCAAATATACCAAATGGATTCTTTATGTTTGGTTCGTACACCCAACCTAATAATATTCCCCTTTTCGGATGGACTCTTGCTGGGAGAGACACATCACAAGGTACGCTCAAGATGCCAACTGACTACACCCTTGTATGGAGTAGTCACAACTTGAACATCAAGCAGGATGGTGTCGGCTATATCTGGTTGCCAATACCTCCTCAGGGTTATAAAGCCATAAGCCATGTTGTCACCGCCTCACCTCAGAAGCCTTCGCTGGATAAAGTTCGTTGTGTTCGTGATGATCTCACTGATGCATGTGAAATTCATGATTGGATATGGGGCACCAATGGCTTCAATGTGTACTCATTGAGACCTAGAGACAGAGGAGTGCGAGCCTTAGGAGTGCCAACAGGTGCTTTTATGGTACAGAACAGTGGAGCTGCAGAGTCACTAGCTTGTTTAAAGAATGTTAAATCTGATATATCTGCAATGCCAAATTTGAACCAAGTTAAGACATTGGTTCAAGCATACTCTCCGGTGATTTACTTTCATCCTGATGAAGAATACTATCCGTCATCAGTGACTTGGTTTTTTCAGAATGGAGCATTATTATATACCAAAGGACAGGAATCTTCACCTGTAGGTATTCATCCCACAggttcaaatcttcctcaagaTGGTTCAAACGATGGTGCTTACTGGCTGGACCTCCCGACTGATGATGCTGCGAAAACTAATGTCAAGAAAGGAGATTTACAGGGTGCCACAGCCTACTTACACGTTAAACCAATGTTTGGTGCAACACATACTGATATTGCTGTGTGGCTATTTTATCCCTTCAATGGACCTGCAAAGGCTAAACTCGAATTCATGACCATTTCCTTGGGGAAAATTGGAGAGCACGTTGGTGATTGGGAACATGTTACATTGAGGATTAGCAACTTCAACGGGGAGTTACAAAGCATATACTTTTCACAACACAGTGGAGGGATTTGGGTACCTGCCTCTCAGCTAGAATTTCAAAACGGTAACAAACCCGTGGTGTACTCATCGCTGCATGGACACGCTGCTTATCCAGGACCAGGAAAGAATTTGCAAGGGAGAGGAGATGTAGGAATCAGAAATGATACAGGGAAGGGGAAGTTGATGGACATAGGAACAAACTTTTTAGTAGCAGCAGCAGAATACTTGGGATCAACAATAGTGGAGCCAGTATGGCTTAATTATGGAAGGGAATGGGGTCCAAAAATTAGCTATGATATATCAAAAGAGCTGAGGAAAGTAGAAAGATTTATGATTGGCAAACTGAAGAAAGCTATTGAGAAAATAGTGAGAGATCTACCAAATGAGGTTTTGGGCGAGGAAGGACCAATAGGCCCAAAGTTTAAGGACATGTGGAGTGGTGATGAAAGGGGTTGA